A window of the Macrobrachium rosenbergii isolate ZJJX-2024 chromosome 13, ASM4041242v1, whole genome shotgun sequence genome harbors these coding sequences:
- the LOC136845082 gene encoding keratin-associated protein 19-8-like yields the protein MHKVAVALLLLVALLGVMQVARSAPAPEPEPHRRHFFGGSPYGFGGYGYRPFGYGFGYGGYGGGFGGYGGYGGYGGYGGLWG from the exons ATGCATAAG GTCGCCGTCGCCCTCCTCCTCTTGGTGGCTCTCCTGGGCGTGATGCAGGTGGCTCGAAGCGCCCCGGCTCCCGAGCCGGAGCCTCACCGACGCCACTTCTTCGGCGGAAGTCCCTACGGCTTCGGAGGCTACGGCTACAGGCCGTTCGGATACGGCTTTGGATACGGCGGATACGGCGGCGGCTTCGGAGGCTACGGAGGCTACGGAGGCTACGGAGGCTACGGAGGACTGTGGGGATAA